A stretch of Bacteroidales bacterium DNA encodes these proteins:
- a CDS encoding ABC transporter substrate-binding protein: protein MHQIRLLPYWVPSAQFAGYYVGIEKGIFEKHGIHLEMMPFDPLMPVAPAIRNKKTDFAMLWLVNAIELRDKGVDIVNIAQLSSRSSLMLITKKSSGISKLEDMNGKRAGIWIGYERQPQALFKKYNLDVKIILIGSTNNLFLQGGVDILNANWFDEYHSVLNNGTNEDELNKFFFADYGLNFLEDGIYCLAEKVREDPELCVNFVTAALESWNYAFNNQEEAIDIVEKYAKKQNQPVNRSHQRWMLSHYKELYIPTGSDTINTNLLQKDYETVQQIMIENRFINKVTPYHSFYKPYNKLPESR from the coding sequence ATGCATCAGATAAGGCTGCTTCCATATTGGGTTCCTTCGGCTCAATTTGCCGGCTATTATGTCGGGATTGAAAAAGGGATTTTCGAAAAACATGGAATACACCTGGAGATGATGCCCTTTGACCCGCTCATGCCTGTCGCACCAGCCATAAGGAATAAAAAAACTGATTTTGCCATGTTGTGGTTGGTTAATGCTATAGAGCTGAGGGATAAGGGCGTTGATATCGTTAATATTGCACAATTGTCATCCCGTTCTTCCCTGATGCTTATAACTAAAAAAAGCAGCGGAATCTCGAAACTCGAGGATATGAATGGCAAACGGGCAGGAATATGGATTGGGTACGAAAGGCAACCCCAAGCTTTGTTTAAAAAATATAACCTTGATGTCAAAATTATCCTGATTGGCAGTACCAATAATCTTTTTCTCCAGGGTGGGGTTGATATCCTCAATGCCAATTGGTTCGATGAGTACCATTCTGTTTTAAACAACGGGACTAATGAGGATGAGTTGAATAAATTCTTTTTTGCAGACTATGGATTAAATTTCCTTGAAGATGGCATTTACTGTCTTGCTGAAAAGGTCAGAGAGGATCCGGAACTGTGTGTGAATTTCGTTACTGCCGCTTTGGAAAGTTGGAATTATGCATTTAATAACCAGGAGGAAGCTATTGACATCGTGGAAAAATATGCTAAAAAGCAAAACCAACCTGTCAACCGTTCTCATCAGCGATGGATGCTAAGCCATTATAAGGAACTGTATATTCCTACAGGGAGTGATACGATCAATACCAACCTTCTGCAAAAAGATTATGAGACTGTTCAGCAGATCATGATAGAGAATCGGTTCATTAACAAGGTTACCCCCTATCATTCATTTTATAAACCCTATAACAAATTGCCGGAAAGTCGATGA